Proteins from one Deinococcus actinosclerus genomic window:
- the rpsT gene encoding 30S ribosomal protein S20: protein MALRHKSAQKRHRQSLKRRLLNRSRKSTIKTFSKKALVAAQTGAEDSAAVQARAESLIDKAAKGSTLHKNAAARKKSRLAKAINKAKAAQQG, encoded by the coding sequence ATGGCCCTTCGTCACAAGTCCGCCCAGAAACGTCACCGCCAGAGCCTCAAGCGCCGCCTGCTGAACCGCAGCCGCAAGAGCACCATCAAGACCTTCAGCAAGAAGGCCCTGGTGGCCGCCCAGACCGGCGCCGAGGACAGCGCCGCCGTGCAGGCCCGCGCCGAGAGCCTGATCGACAAGGCCGCCAAGGGCAGCACCCTGCACAAGAACGCCGCGGCCCGCAAGAAGAGCCGCCTGGCCAAGGCCATCAACAAGGCCAAGGCCGCTCAGCAGGGCTGA
- a CDS encoding RecX family transcriptional regulator, translated as MRARRPRPATPDAGPEARPARPRDPQEERDALLAYAFRALGQRALSAAELRGRLERRSENPDLIEEVLRRVQELGYQNDEQVARSEGARRGVGTMRVRQTLKRRGVQDSLIQEVVEARDPDREHAEVLTLLERRWSSLARKRDPQASAFAFLARRGYTGNVIWPALREFMAGRPVEEPGDEPDWPEED; from the coding sequence GTGAGAGCCCGCCGACCCCGCCCCGCCACTCCGGACGCCGGGCCCGAGGCCCGCCCCGCGCGGCCCCGTGACCCGCAGGAGGAACGCGACGCGCTGCTCGCGTACGCCTTCCGCGCGCTGGGCCAGCGGGCCCTGAGCGCCGCCGAACTGCGCGGCCGTCTGGAACGCCGCAGCGAGAACCCGGACCTGATCGAGGAGGTCCTCAGGCGCGTGCAGGAACTCGGCTACCAGAACGACGAGCAGGTGGCCCGCAGCGAGGGCGCCCGCCGGGGCGTGGGCACCATGCGGGTCCGGCAGACCCTCAAGCGGCGCGGCGTGCAGGACAGCCTGATCCAGGAGGTCGTCGAGGCCCGCGACCCCGACCGCGAGCACGCCGAGGTCCTGACCCTGCTGGAGCGCCGCTGGTCGTCCCTGGCCCGCAAGCGCGACCCACAGGCCAGTGCGTTCGCGTTCCTGGCCCGGCGCGGGTACACCGGGAACGTCATCTGGCCCGCCCTGCGCGAGTTCATGGCGGGCCGCCCGGTCGAGGAACCCGGCGACGAACCGGACTGGCCCGAAGAGGACTGA
- a CDS encoding diacylglycerol/lipid kinase family protein — translation MSDASPRPVDFPELAVVLNPNAGGGLAAREWPRLHAELDRRGLRHTLIQEENAALALARAQALPAGTALMAVGGDGTVGALLPAVVDTGRPLAILPLGTGNDFAGLLGLKPGAFGEALDRLAFTPRAVDALTVRAYHADGRVTERTLLNGLGMGFDADVTANMDGVPPRVRGFARYAWSAVATLKDLALADVTVDADGVTLYAGPSPIVAVMNGTRYGGGFLISPQSDVRDGLLNVVVGGPMTRLQLSGLLARVLRGTHLGHPLAHHAAARQVSVRWSRPIRVHLDGDLSAPVTRLEAEVRPGAVRLLNA, via the coding sequence GTGAGTGACGCTTCTCCCCGCCCGGTGGACTTTCCGGAACTGGCTGTGGTCCTGAACCCGAATGCGGGGGGTGGGCTGGCGGCGCGGGAGTGGCCGCGGCTGCACGCCGAACTGGACCGGCGGGGGCTGCGCCACACCCTGATTCAGGAGGAGAATGCCGCGCTGGCCCTGGCGCGGGCGCAGGCCCTCCCGGCGGGCACGGCGCTGATGGCGGTGGGAGGGGACGGCACGGTGGGGGCGCTGCTGCCCGCCGTGGTGGACACCGGGCGGCCCCTGGCGATCCTGCCGCTGGGCACCGGGAACGACTTCGCGGGGCTGCTGGGCCTGAAACCGGGCGCGTTCGGGGAGGCGCTGGACCGGCTGGCGTTCACGCCACGCGCCGTGGACGCCCTGACGGTGCGGGCGTACCACGCGGACGGCCGAGTGACCGAGCGGACGCTGCTGAACGGCCTGGGCATGGGCTTCGACGCGGACGTGACCGCCAACATGGACGGCGTACCGCCGCGCGTGCGGGGGTTCGCGCGCTACGCATGGTCGGCGGTGGCGACCCTGAAGGACCTGGCGCTGGCCGACGTGACCGTGGACGCGGACGGCGTGACGCTGTACGCGGGGCCCAGCCCGATCGTGGCGGTCATGAACGGTACCCGTTACGGCGGTGGGTTCCTGATCAGCCCCCAGTCGGACGTGCGCGACGGTCTGCTGAACGTGGTCGTGGGCGGCCCCATGACCCGCCTGCAACTGAGCGGACTGCTGGCGCGGGTGCTGCGCGGCACGCACCTGGGCCACCCGCTGGCGCACCACGCGGCGGCGCGGCAGGTCTCGGTCCGCTGGAGCCGCCCCATCCGCGTGCACCTCGACGGTGACCTGAGCGCTCCCGTCACCCGACTGGAGGCCGAGGTGCGGCCCGGCGCGGTGCGGCTCCTGAACGCCTGA
- a CDS encoding methylmalonyl-CoA mutase family protein, whose amino-acid sequence MKSKNEWMQSVYSPAAQKFPERKYNFKNLSDMEPEPIYTEGDLKDWDAERDLGYPGEFPYTRGVQPSVYRGKLWTMRMFAGFGSAEQTNERFHALLKAGQTGLSTAFDLPTLMGYDSDHPFSKGEVGKCGVAVSSLADMEILFQGIDPTQVTTSMTINSPANAIWAMYIANAQKQGKDLGQVGGTIQNDILKEFIAQKEFIYPPAPSVKLVIDTFEWGPKVLPKWNFISVSGYHIREAGATGVQELAFTLADGFHYVEKALERGLNIDEFAPRISFFWDIHNDFFEEIAKLRAARRIWARQMRDRYGAKNPRSWMLRTHSQTAGVSLPAQQPLNNIARVAIQALAAVLGGTQSLHTDSFDEALALPTEEAATIALRTQQIIAYETGVAGVVDPLAGSYYVEKLTDDIEAAAMGYIEQIRMMGGVEAGIDSGFFQLEMAEAAYRYQREVESKDRIVVGVNEFVQDAVEVPIQLIDPQVERVQEARLAQVRRERDPNRVQAALDALRDTAVTGANSMPAFLECAHAYCTLGEQMDILKTVYGEYVEPAIV is encoded by the coding sequence ATGAAAAGCAAGAACGAGTGGATGCAGAGCGTCTACAGCCCCGCCGCGCAGAAGTTCCCCGAGCGCAAGTACAACTTCAAGAACCTCTCGGACATGGAGCCAGAACCCATCTACACCGAAGGCGACCTGAAAGACTGGGACGCCGAGCGGGACCTGGGCTACCCCGGCGAGTTCCCGTACACGCGTGGCGTGCAGCCCAGCGTGTACCGCGGGAAACTGTGGACCATGCGGATGTTCGCGGGCTTCGGCAGCGCCGAGCAGACCAACGAACGCTTTCACGCCCTGCTGAAGGCCGGGCAGACGGGCCTCTCGACCGCGTTCGACCTGCCCACCCTGATGGGCTACGACAGCGACCACCCCTTCAGCAAGGGCGAGGTCGGCAAGTGCGGCGTGGCGGTCAGCAGCCTCGCGGACATGGAGATCCTCTTCCAGGGGATCGACCCCACGCAGGTCACGACGTCCATGACCATCAACAGCCCCGCGAACGCCATCTGGGCGATGTACATCGCCAACGCGCAGAAGCAGGGCAAGGACCTGGGGCAGGTGGGCGGCACCATCCAGAACGACATCCTGAAGGAATTCATCGCGCAGAAGGAATTCATCTACCCGCCCGCCCCCAGCGTGAAACTGGTCATCGACACCTTCGAGTGGGGCCCGAAGGTCCTGCCCAAGTGGAACTTCATCAGCGTGTCCGGCTACCACATCCGCGAGGCGGGGGCGACCGGCGTGCAGGAACTCGCGTTCACCCTCGCGGACGGCTTCCACTACGTGGAGAAGGCGCTGGAACGCGGTCTGAACATCGACGAGTTCGCGCCGCGCATCAGCTTCTTCTGGGACATCCACAACGACTTCTTCGAGGAGATCGCCAAGCTCCGCGCCGCGCGGCGCATCTGGGCGCGGCAGATGCGGGACCGTTACGGCGCGAAGAACCCCCGCTCGTGGATGCTGCGCACGCACTCCCAGACCGCCGGGGTGTCCCTGCCCGCGCAGCAGCCGCTGAACAACATCGCCCGCGTGGCCATCCAGGCGCTGGCGGCGGTGCTGGGCGGCACGCAGAGCCTCCACACCGACTCCTTCGACGAGGCGCTGGCGCTGCCCACCGAGGAAGCCGCCACCATCGCCCTGCGCACCCAGCAGATCATCGCGTACGAGACCGGCGTGGCGGGCGTCGTGGACCCCCTGGCGGGCAGCTACTACGTCGAGAAACTCACCGACGACATCGAGGCGGCCGCGATGGGCTACATCGAGCAGATCCGCATGATGGGCGGCGTGGAAGCCGGGATCGACAGCGGATTCTTCCAGCTGGAGATGGCCGAGGCCGCCTACCGCTACCAGCGCGAGGTCGAGTCAAAGGACCGCATCGTGGTCGGCGTGAACGAGTTCGTGCAGGACGCCGTCGAGGTGCCCATCCAGCTCATCGACCCGCAGGTCGAGCGGGTGCAGGAGGCCCGGCTGGCGCAGGTGCGCCGCGAACGCGACCCGAATCGGGTGCAGGCCGCGCTGGACGCCCTGCGCGACACCGCCGTGACCGGCGCGAACTCCATGCCCGCCTTCCTGGAGTGCGCGCACGCCTACTGCACGCTGGGCGAGCAGATGGACATCCTGAAGACCGTGTACGGCGAGTACGTGGAACCCGCCATCGTCTGA
- a CDS encoding TerC family protein: MGPLRSVQFMSDFLHVLSTPQGWVAILSLTLLELVLGIDNIVFITLLASRLPQAQQALARTVGLGLAVVTRVALLAGIAWLTRLQAPLFSLLGQDFSVRDLILIGGGLFLMVKSVRELSRMAADPLGSGEAQVGQVSLLSVILQIPLIDIVFSLDSVITAIGVSGDVPVMITAVVIAMIIMVAASGPISRYLDTHPPLKLLAAAFLLLVGTNLVAEAFEVGVPSTYLYFTMLFAGVVMLFTVRAARTVRSQAVDRAVQEALLSRKDEAATDDPQRP; encoded by the coding sequence ATGGGCCCACTGCGTAGCGTGCAGTTCATGAGTGACTTCCTGCATGTCCTGAGCACCCCGCAGGGCTGGGTCGCAATCCTGAGTCTCACGCTGCTGGAACTCGTGCTGGGCATCGACAACATCGTGTTCATCACGCTGCTCGCCTCGCGGCTGCCGCAGGCGCAGCAGGCGCTGGCCCGCACGGTCGGGCTGGGACTGGCCGTCGTGACGCGGGTGGCGCTGCTGGCCGGCATCGCGTGGCTCACGCGCCTGCAGGCGCCACTGTTCAGCCTGCTCGGGCAGGACTTCAGCGTCCGCGACCTGATCCTGATCGGCGGCGGCCTGTTCCTGATGGTCAAGAGCGTCCGCGAACTGTCGCGCATGGCGGCCGATCCGCTCGGCAGCGGCGAGGCGCAGGTGGGGCAGGTGTCGCTGCTGAGCGTGATCCTGCAGATTCCACTGATCGACATCGTGTTCAGCCTGGACAGCGTGATCACGGCCATCGGCGTGAGTGGCGACGTGCCGGTCATGATCACGGCGGTCGTGATCGCCATGATCATCATGGTGGCCGCCAGCGGCCCGATCAGCCGCTACCTGGATACCCACCCGCCGCTGAAGCTGCTCGCGGCGGCGTTCCTGCTGCTCGTCGGCACGAATCTGGTCGCGGAGGCCTTCGAGGTGGGCGTGCCCAGCACGTACCTGTACTTCACGATGCTGTTCGCCGGGGTGGTCATGCTGTTCACGGTCCGCGCGGCCCGCACGGTCCGCTCGCAGGCCGTGGACCGCGCCGTGCAGGAGGCGCTCCTCTCCCGTAAGGACGAGGCCGCCACGGATGACCCGCAGCGGCCCTAG
- a CDS encoding AI-2E family transporter: protein MTRPPRPPAGIFVVNLLPVAVGVIAILLSLSFFSQVAPSLLAITLAIIVATALNPVARRLERWMPRAAAGTLTVLLVVAVIGVALFLAVPPIAAQLGSIGTSTFDLSRVEPKLNAWLRAHPQLDAMLPADIFDRAQSQLSRLGSRAAEMLPSVLSLILGGVFTGLVTLVMVVYVLGNPVPLVNGVLGAVPPRHRLAATYALAQILKQTGAWGRATLLVMLVTGSCTALGFYLLGVQNWLVFGLLAALGELVPTIGPIVATIPPVLFTLADDPQKAVWVAVFVLVFQQVSGFALSPLLVGGAGNLHPLSVIVGVVLFGGVFGLVGAFLTVPFLIVIKAIYQHFYLREAPDIPDAVAMALISGVVEDQLEREEEAREAVRRARAEVQEAELERQLEDGELDLEAALTADVTPPDTGPEARPDGDPDDPAGGRRP, encoded by the coding sequence GTGACCCGCCCACCCCGCCCGCCTGCCGGCATCTTCGTGGTGAACCTGCTCCCCGTCGCAGTGGGCGTGATCGCCATCCTGCTGAGCCTCAGCTTCTTCAGTCAGGTCGCCCCCAGCCTGCTGGCGATCACGCTCGCCATCATCGTCGCCACCGCCCTGAACCCGGTCGCGCGGCGACTGGAACGCTGGATGCCGCGCGCCGCCGCCGGCACCCTGACCGTCCTGCTGGTCGTCGCGGTGATCGGCGTGGCCCTGTTCCTGGCCGTGCCGCCCATCGCCGCTCAGCTGGGCAGCATCGGCACGAGCACCTTCGACCTCAGCCGCGTCGAGCCGAAACTGAACGCCTGGCTGCGCGCCCACCCACAGCTGGACGCCATGCTGCCCGCCGACATCTTCGACCGCGCCCAGTCACAGCTGAGCCGGCTGGGCAGCCGCGCGGCCGAGATGCTTCCCAGCGTCCTGTCCCTGATCCTGGGTGGCGTCTTCACCGGGCTGGTCACCCTGGTCATGGTCGTGTACGTGCTCGGCAACCCCGTGCCGCTCGTGAACGGCGTGCTGGGCGCCGTGCCCCCCAGGCACCGGCTGGCCGCCACCTACGCCCTGGCGCAGATCCTCAAGCAGACCGGCGCGTGGGGCCGCGCCACGCTCCTCGTGATGCTCGTCACGGGCAGCTGCACCGCGCTGGGCTTCTACCTGCTGGGCGTGCAGAACTGGCTGGTCTTTGGCCTGCTCGCCGCGCTGGGCGAACTGGTGCCCACCATCGGTCCCATCGTGGCGACCATCCCGCCCGTGCTGTTCACCCTGGCCGACGACCCCCAGAAGGCCGTCTGGGTCGCCGTGTTCGTCCTGGTGTTCCAGCAGGTCAGCGGCTTCGCGCTGAGCCCCCTGCTGGTCGGGGGCGCGGGCAACCTGCACCCCCTGAGCGTCATCGTGGGCGTCGTGCTGTTCGGCGGCGTCTTCGGACTGGTCGGCGCTTTCCTGACCGTCCCGTTCCTGATCGTCATCAAGGCCATCTACCAGCACTTCTACCTGCGCGAAGCCCCGGACATCCCCGACGCGGTCGCCATGGCCCTGATCAGCGGCGTCGTCGAAGACCAGCTCGAACGCGAGGAAGAGGCGAGAGAGGCCGTGCGCAGGGCCCGCGCCGAGGTGCAGGAAGCCGAACTCGAACGCCAGCTCGAGGACGGCGAACTGGACCTGGAAGCCGCGCTGACCGCCGACGTCACCCCCCCCGACACCGGACCGGAAGCGCGTCCGGACGGCGACCCGGACGACCCCGCAGGTGGGCGGCGCCCGTAA
- the typA gene encoding translational GTPase TypA — MEYRNIAIIAHVDHGKTTLVDGLLKQTLKLGHGEEIAERAMDSNDLERERGITILAKNTAVEYNGVKINIVDTPGHADFGGEVERVLGMVDGCLVLVDAAEGPMPQTRFVLRKAIELGLKPIVVINKIDRNDARPEEVVNLTFDLMAELGANDDQLDFPILYAIARDGKAFKDLNEPKEDMHELFDMVLEHIPAPKVDLDAPFQMLVTNLDYNEYLGRIVLGRVNRGTVKKGEFVQLMHKDGTMTKTRVVQPFTHMGLRRIEIDQVGAGDIVALAGIEDAQIGETVADLADPEALPIITVDEPTVSMIFQPNTSPFAGKEGKYVTSRHINDRLKREVMTNVSLKVEEIRPDEFKVSGRGELHLSILLETMRREGYEVQVGAPQVIIREIDGEKHEPIEHLVIDVPEQHSSTVIGVLGARKGQMVNMEPQGTRTRVEFKIPSRALFGFRTQFLSMTQGEGIMSHIFDGYAPWAGDLKTRQNGSLVSMEDGVAFAYSIWKLQDRGSFFIDAGQDVYVGMIVGENAREQDMNVNVCKNKKLTNVRSSGADEALTLIPPKRMSLEDALEYISEDELVELTPQSIRLRKKILNPSFRK, encoded by the coding sequence ATGGAATACCGCAACATCGCCATTATCGCCCACGTCGACCACGGCAAGACCACGCTCGTCGACGGCCTGCTCAAGCAGACCCTGAAACTCGGCCACGGTGAGGAAATCGCCGAGCGCGCCATGGACAGCAACGACCTCGAACGCGAGCGCGGCATCACCATCCTCGCGAAGAACACCGCCGTCGAGTACAACGGCGTGAAGATCAACATCGTCGACACCCCCGGCCACGCCGACTTCGGCGGCGAGGTCGAGCGCGTCCTCGGCATGGTCGACGGCTGCCTGGTGCTCGTGGACGCCGCCGAAGGCCCCATGCCCCAGACCCGCTTCGTGCTGCGCAAGGCCATCGAACTGGGCCTCAAGCCCATCGTGGTCATCAACAAGATCGACCGCAACGACGCCCGCCCCGAAGAGGTCGTGAACCTCACCTTCGACCTGATGGCCGAACTCGGCGCGAACGACGACCAGCTGGACTTCCCGATCCTGTACGCCATCGCCCGCGACGGCAAGGCGTTCAAGGACCTGAACGAGCCCAAAGAGGACATGCACGAACTGTTCGACATGGTCCTCGAGCACATCCCAGCGCCGAAGGTCGACCTGGACGCCCCGTTCCAGATGCTCGTCACGAACCTCGACTACAACGAGTACCTGGGCCGCATCGTGCTGGGCCGCGTCAACCGCGGCACCGTCAAGAAGGGCGAATTCGTCCAGCTGATGCACAAAGACGGCACCATGACCAAGACGAGGGTCGTGCAGCCCTTCACCCACATGGGCCTGCGCCGCATCGAGATCGACCAGGTGGGCGCCGGTGACATCGTGGCCCTGGCGGGCATCGAGGACGCCCAGATCGGTGAGACCGTCGCCGACCTCGCCGACCCCGAGGCGCTGCCCATCATCACCGTGGACGAACCCACCGTGAGCATGATCTTCCAGCCGAACACCAGCCCGTTTGCCGGCAAGGAAGGCAAGTACGTCACCAGCCGTCACATCAACGACCGCCTCAAGCGCGAAGTGATGACCAACGTGTCCCTGAAGGTCGAGGAGATCCGCCCCGACGAGTTCAAGGTCAGCGGCCGCGGCGAACTGCACCTCTCGATCCTGCTGGAAACCATGCGCCGCGAAGGCTACGAAGTGCAGGTCGGCGCGCCCCAGGTCATCATCCGCGAGATCGACGGCGAGAAGCACGAGCCCATCGAGCACCTCGTGATCGACGTGCCCGAGCAGCACTCCAGCACCGTCATCGGCGTCCTCGGCGCCCGCAAGGGCCAGATGGTGAACATGGAACCCCAGGGCACCCGCACCCGCGTGGAATTCAAGATCCCCAGCCGCGCCCTGTTCGGCTTCCGCACCCAGTTCCTGAGCATGACCCAGGGCGAAGGCATCATGAGCCACATCTTCGACGGGTACGCCCCGTGGGCCGGTGACCTCAAGACCCGCCAGAACGGCTCCCTGGTCAGCATGGAAGACGGCGTCGCCTTCGCCTACTCCATCTGGAAGCTCCAGGATCGCGGCAGCTTCTTCATCGACGCCGGCCAGGACGTGTACGTCGGCATGATCGTCGGCGAGAACGCCCGCGAGCAGGACATGAACGTGAACGTCTGCAAGAACAAGAAGCTCACGAACGTCCGCTCCAGCGGTGCCGACGAGGCCCTGACCCTGATCCCCCCCAAGCGCATGAGCCTGGAAGACGCCCTGGAGTACATCAGCGAGGACGAACTCGTCGAGCTGACCCCCCAGAGCATCCGCCTGCGCAAGAAGATCCTCAACCCCAGCTTCCGCAAGTAA
- a CDS encoding SAM-dependent methyltransferase, which produces MPHSPSSSWAAPFYDVQEALTGCYSAEPHPSHAGQVRRLRAQFPQASTLLELGAGGGQFAVTAAQSGLAVTALELRASAAGHARELARQRGVPLEVVQESFYTADLTGPFDLIVYWDGFGIGTDDEQRQLMRRVAGWLAPGGHAVLDVYTPWYWARHAGFTRRTETYTQAYGFDAPGCRMTDTYTGQDGVAHTQSLRCYSPQDLSLLLTGTGLQLAAAEPGGLFDPAAGQWHPQAEWHRCMTFQAVLTHAHRG; this is translated from the coding sequence ATGCCGCATTCACCGTCCTCTTCGTGGGCCGCGCCCTTTTACGACGTTCAGGAGGCCCTGACCGGGTGTTACTCCGCCGAGCCGCATCCCAGTCATGCCGGGCAGGTGCGGAGGCTGCGCGCGCAGTTCCCGCAGGCTTCCACGCTGCTGGAACTCGGGGCGGGTGGGGGTCAGTTCGCGGTGACGGCGGCGCAGTCCGGGCTGGCCGTCACCGCGCTGGAGCTGCGCGCCTCGGCGGCCGGGCACGCCCGGGAGCTGGCCCGGCAGCGCGGCGTCCCGCTGGAGGTCGTGCAGGAGAGCTTCTACACCGCCGACCTGACCGGCCCGTTCGACCTGATCGTGTACTGGGACGGGTTCGGTATCGGTACGGACGACGAGCAGCGGCAGCTGATGCGCCGGGTCGCCGGGTGGCTCGCACCGGGCGGGCACGCGGTGCTGGACGTGTACACGCCGTGGTACTGGGCGCGGCATGCGGGCTTCACCCGCCGCACCGAGACCTACACGCAGGCGTACGGCTTCGACGCGCCCGGCTGCCGCATGACGGACACGTACACCGGGCAGGACGGGGTCGCGCACACGCAGTCGCTGCGCTGCTACTCCCCGCAGGATCTGAGCCTGCTGCTGACCGGAACCGGCCTTCAGCTGGCGGCAGCCGAACCGGGAGGCCTGTTCGATCCGGCTGCCGGTCAGTGGCATCCGCAGGCCGAATGGCACCGCTGCATGACCTTCCAGGCGGTCCTCACGCACGCACACCGGGGCTGA
- a CDS encoding beta-N-acetylhexosaminidase: MKQRMMGLGALMISLSLGAAATPVTLTPAAEARVQTPFAALVPQPKAATFPNGTLPLSGLGVRVVGSAPELGWAARDLRAEWQTRLGLTLGDAAAGARGIVIGTLADAELAARAKAAGLTPGGAEAYALWVDDGGAFVVGADARGAYLGAQTLRQLLTPAGLRYARITDAPALRQRVAMIYLDQYSRGVNDALIPMLAALKYNAVLVMSNYVQWDTAKAGGFAHPGGASKAEAKRVAELARSYGLEVIPLIETLSHVGWMFYGGKNLDLRQDPDSQNLWAYDTLNPATYDRVILPVLKEAVEVFGPKVIHLGHDEVRNRDRFPARENGKAVGFETLFVNDVVKLHDYLKGLGVGSMIWHDTAFADAVIGTLPARLPKDLQVAYWNYAPGNSFGMLDTIQKLGFPTFGASWSDPGNAEGHAQAAARIGAQGMIQTRWTGYFGNPSIWDGNADQGTPFVRAAGAFWNPAAPPVKDAELRYRDLYQPTPYRAESGATVDLSPVVTRALADEDGSGWIGKGRDIDLRNLRGGVQRLGAYLFDVRGAVMPRGSRASVKALPERATVDLNRKARALAFLHVTGWPAATNREKVGQYEIEYADGSRVTQPLEYGRHIRAWTDTAPTSMIPAPGWNGVTGEGLNVAVPVLEWVNPRPDQVIRSVTLVSAGGNANPALLGLTVLGD; encoded by the coding sequence ATGAAGCAGCGAATGATGGGCCTGGGGGCCCTGATGATCAGCCTGAGCCTGGGCGCGGCGGCGACGCCCGTGACCCTCACCCCGGCGGCGGAGGCGCGCGTGCAGACGCCCTTCGCGGCGCTCGTCCCGCAGCCGAAGGCGGCCACCTTCCCGAACGGCACGCTGCCCCTGAGCGGGCTGGGTGTGCGCGTGGTGGGCAGCGCACCGGAGCTGGGCTGGGCCGCGCGTGACCTGCGCGCCGAGTGGCAGACGCGACTGGGCCTGACACTCGGCGACGCCGCAGCCGGGGCCAGGGGCATCGTGATCGGCACGTTGGCCGACGCCGAGCTGGCCGCCCGCGCGAAGGCGGCGGGCCTGACGCCGGGCGGCGCGGAAGCCTACGCGCTGTGGGTGGACGACGGCGGGGCGTTCGTGGTGGGCGCGGACGCGCGCGGCGCGTACCTGGGCGCGCAGACGCTGCGGCAGCTCCTGACGCCCGCCGGACTGCGCTACGCCCGCATCACCGACGCGCCCGCCCTGCGCCAGCGCGTGGCGATGATCTACCTCGACCAGTACAGCAGGGGCGTGAACGACGCCCTGATTCCCATGCTGGCCGCCCTGAAGTACAACGCGGTGCTCGTCATGAGCAACTACGTGCAGTGGGACACGGCCAAGGCGGGGGGCTTCGCGCACCCCGGCGGGGCCAGCAAGGCCGAGGCGAAACGCGTGGCGGAACTGGCCCGCAGCTACGGCCTGGAGGTCATCCCCCTGATCGAGACGCTGTCGCACGTGGGCTGGATGTTCTACGGCGGGAAGAACCTCGACCTGCGGCAGGACCCGGACAGCCAGAACCTCTGGGCGTACGACACCCTCAACCCCGCCACGTACGACCGCGTGATCCTGCCTGTCCTGAAGGAGGCGGTGGAGGTCTTCGGGCCGAAGGTCATTCACCTGGGGCACGACGAGGTCCGCAACCGCGACCGCTTCCCCGCCCGCGAGAACGGGAAGGCGGTGGGCTTTGAGACGCTGTTCGTGAACGACGTGGTGAAACTCCACGATTACCTCAAGGGACTGGGCGTAGGCAGCATGATCTGGCACGACACCGCCTTCGCCGACGCGGTGATCGGCACGCTGCCCGCCCGCCTGCCGAAGGACCTGCAGGTGGCGTACTGGAACTACGCGCCGGGGAACAGCTTCGGCATGCTGGACACCATCCAGAAACTGGGCTTCCCGACCTTCGGGGCCAGCTGGTCCGACCCGGGCAACGCCGAAGGCCACGCGCAGGCTGCCGCGAGGATCGGCGCGCAGGGCATGATCCAGACCCGCTGGACGGGATACTTCGGGAACCCCAGCATCTGGGACGGGAACGCCGACCAGGGCACGCCGTTCGTGCGCGCGGCGGGCGCCTTCTGGAACCCGGCCGCGCCGCCCGTGAAGGACGCCGAACTCCGCTACCGCGACCTCTACCAGCCCACCCCCTACCGCGCCGAGAGCGGCGCCACGGTGGACCTCTCCCCCGTCGTCACGCGCGCCCTGGCGGACGAGGACGGCAGCGGCTGGATCGGCAAGGGCCGGGACATCGACCTGCGGAACCTCAGGGGCGGCGTGCAGCGCCTGGGCGCGTACCTGTTCGACGTCCGGGGCGCCGTGATGCCGCGCGGCAGCCGCGCCAGCGTCAAGGCCCTGCCCGAGCGCGCCACGGTGGACCTGAACCGCAAGGCCCGCGCCCTGGCGTTCCTGCACGTCACCGGCTGGCCCGCCGCGACCAACCGCGAGAAGGTCGGTCAGTACGAGATCGAGTACGCCGACGGCAGCCGCGTCACGCAGCCGCTGGAGTACGGGCGGCACATCCGCGCCTGGACCGACACCGCGCCCACCAGCATGATCCCCGCCCCAGGCTGGAACGGCGTGACCGGCGAGGGCCTGAACGTCGCCGTGCCCGTCCTCGAATGGGTGAATCCCAGGCCCGATCAGGTCATCCGCTCGGTGACCCTGGTGAGCGCGGGCGGCAACGCCAACCCCGCCCTGCTGGGCCTGACGGTGCTGGGCGACTGA